In Sphingobacterium zeae, one genomic interval encodes:
- a CDS encoding COX15/CtaA family protein, with translation MFPAAEKRFIKTNLITIIVLFLVIVAGGVVRSTGSGMGCPDWPKCFNRIVPPTDISQLPQGYEQHYIEGRAKKNERFAKIVEFFGDKEMAYKLRTDKSILQHEEFNVAKTWTEYINRLVGVVSGFCLLLTAIYSFTYLKLRSSIVVWSVINLFVVVLQAWLGSIVVSTNLMPWIITVHMLLAIVIVCISIYTYFKAVTLRNKSLLVNRSLGILKGLAIASILLMLTQVIVGTGVREEVDLLTGSTIARTDFITTIGQQFELHRWLAYCSLILVIVLFFLVRTSFNSGSKQYKFALIALILVGIQMLSGIILARFAIPAFAQTTHLVVATLLFGAQFYLLLLLNKQRH, from the coding sequence ATGTTTCCAGCAGCTGAGAAGCGATTTATAAAGACCAATTTGATAACGATCATTGTGTTGTTTTTGGTCATTGTTGCTGGAGGAGTGGTTCGGAGTACAGGGTCAGGTATGGGATGCCCAGATTGGCCAAAATGTTTTAACCGTATTGTTCCTCCCACAGATATTTCTCAATTACCTCAAGGATATGAACAGCATTATATCGAAGGAAGAGCAAAGAAGAACGAACGTTTCGCGAAGATTGTAGAATTTTTCGGGGATAAGGAAATGGCTTACAAACTCCGTACCGATAAGAGTATTTTGCAACATGAAGAGTTTAATGTCGCAAAGACCTGGACGGAATATATTAATCGGTTGGTCGGTGTTGTTTCTGGATTTTGTTTGTTATTGACAGCGATTTATTCTTTCACCTATTTAAAATTAAGAAGTTCGATCGTTGTATGGTCAGTGATCAATCTTTTTGTTGTAGTCCTTCAGGCCTGGTTAGGATCAATTGTTGTATCGACCAATTTAATGCCATGGATTATTACAGTGCATATGCTTTTGGCGATTGTAATTGTTTGCATTAGTATTTATACTTATTTCAAAGCGGTTACTTTACGAAACAAAAGCCTACTGGTCAATCGTTCTTTGGGTATATTAAAAGGACTTGCTATAGCTTCTATTTTATTGATGCTAACACAAGTGATTGTCGGTACGGGTGTCCGGGAAGAGGTTGATTTGTTAACCGGTTCTACCATAGCCCGAACTGATTTTATAACGACTATCGGCCAGCAGTTTGAATTGCATCGCTGGTTGGCATATTGTTCTTTGATTTTAGTAATCGTATTATTCTTTTTGGTCCGCACAAGTTTTAATTCGGGGTCTAAGCAGTATAAATTTGCTTTGATTGCACTAATTCTAGTGGGTATCCAAATGCTATCAGGAATTATTTTAGCTCGATTTGCAATACCTGCCTTTGCACAGACAACACATTTGGTGGTGGCTACGCTCTTATTTGGTGCGCAGTTTTACTTGTTGTTATTGTTAAATAAGCAAAGGCACTAA
- a CDS encoding cytochrome c oxidase subunit 3 has translation MLDIQAQTDEKLVQRKAQKFNLWLGMLGMFMMFAALSSGFIVYTASGVDKGIKTLLPNALLYSTLVIVVSSLTMFLAHRSAKNGEPSKQRLFLIATFILGVVFFALQVHAWNVLIDRGVYFVNNNASQSFVYVFIWMHLAHIIAGLIVLIGAIIGINKLPKDGNLFRMDLASIFWHFLDLLWIYIYVFLLLNQ, from the coding sequence ATGTTAGATATACAAGCACAAACTGACGAGAAGTTAGTACAGAGAAAAGCCCAAAAGTTCAACCTATGGTTGGGTATGTTGGGTATGTTCATGATGTTTGCCGCTTTATCCAGTGGTTTCATAGTATATACAGCGAGTGGTGTGGACAAAGGGATTAAGACCTTATTGCCCAACGCACTTTTGTATAGTACACTGGTGATTGTGGTGAGTAGTCTGACCATGTTTTTAGCGCATAGATCGGCTAAAAATGGTGAGCCTTCCAAACAGCGGTTGTTTTTGATAGCAACTTTTATTTTGGGAGTCGTATTTTTTGCCTTGCAAGTCCATGCTTGGAATGTATTGATCGATAGAGGTGTTTATTTTGTGAATAACAATGCATCGCAATCTTTTGTATATGTTTTTATCTGGATGCACTTGGCGCATATTATTGCGGGTTTGATCGTTTTGATTGGCGCGATTATAGGAATTAACAAACTTCCTAAAGACGGCAATCTTTTCCGCATGGATCTTGCCAGTATTTTTTGGCATTTTCTCGATCTTTTATGGATTTATATATATGTTTTCTTACTTTTGAATCAATAA
- a CDS encoding cytochrome c oxidase subunit I translates to MSSTVISHSAEHHDSHGHHHEESFIRKYIFSGDHKMIAKQFLITGIIMAVFAMLLSVLFRIQLAWPDKEFPILEVFLGKWAEGGRIKPEFFLSLVTIHGTVMVFFVLTAGLSGTFSNLLIPYQIGARDMASPFMNMLSYWLFFVASVIMVASFFVESGPASAGWTIYPPLSAVPTAIAGSATGMTLWLVSMVLFVASQLIGGINYVSTILNMRTKGMDLWKMPLTIWAFFLTAIVGMLSFPVLVSAVVLLIFDRAAGTSFYLSDLVVQGQILPNEGGSPILFQHLFWFLGHPEVYIVVMPALGLTSEVIATNARKPIFGYHAMVYSLIGITVLSFIVWGHHMFVTGMNPFLGGVFMITTLIIAVPSAVKAFNYLATLWKGNIRFTPAMMFAIGLVSFFISGGLTGLFLGNAALDINLHDTYFVVAHFHLVMGSASIFGMLCGVYHWYPKMFGRMMNAKLGYLHFWLTFIGAYLVFFPMHFMGIDGVPRRYYAFTEFAFMAKWVSVNKLVTWAAIIAALGQVAFLWNFFTSIFFGKKAPQNPWQSNTLEWTTPVEHIHGNWPGEIPTVHRWPYDYSKPGHGEDFIPQDVPFSQTMSSNLPHDFEGDEEAERIQAEWNAQNGRKD, encoded by the coding sequence ATGTCAAGTACAGTAATATCGCATAGCGCTGAACATCACGATTCGCACGGCCATCATCACGAGGAGTCGTTCATCAGAAAGTATATCTTCTCGGGTGACCACAAGATGATTGCTAAGCAATTCTTGATCACTGGTATCATCATGGCAGTTTTTGCGATGCTTTTATCAGTATTATTCCGTATCCAATTAGCATGGCCGGATAAAGAGTTCCCTATATTAGAAGTATTCTTAGGTAAGTGGGCTGAAGGTGGACGTATAAAACCGGAGTTTTTCCTTTCCTTGGTGACCATTCACGGTACCGTAATGGTATTCTTCGTGTTGACTGCTGGTCTGTCAGGTACTTTTAGTAATTTATTGATTCCATATCAAATCGGAGCACGCGATATGGCATCTCCTTTTATGAACATGTTGTCCTACTGGTTGTTCTTTGTAGCATCGGTAATTATGGTTGCATCGTTCTTCGTAGAAAGTGGACCTGCTTCTGCTGGTTGGACAATCTACCCGCCACTATCGGCTGTTCCTACCGCGATCGCAGGATCTGCAACAGGTATGACCTTGTGGTTAGTGAGTATGGTTCTATTTGTAGCTTCACAGTTGATCGGTGGTATTAACTATGTAAGTACAATTTTGAACATGCGTACAAAAGGAATGGACTTATGGAAAATGCCTTTGACAATCTGGGCGTTCTTCTTAACTGCTATCGTGGGTATGTTGTCATTCCCAGTATTGGTTTCAGCGGTTGTTCTTCTGATTTTTGACCGTGCTGCTGGTACGTCATTCTATTTATCGGATCTTGTTGTTCAAGGACAAATTTTACCAAACGAAGGTGGTTCTCCAATTCTGTTCCAGCACTTGTTTTGGTTCTTAGGTCACCCTGAGGTATATATCGTTGTTATGCCAGCTTTGGGTCTAACATCTGAGGTTATTGCTACAAACGCTCGTAAACCAATCTTTGGTTACCATGCCATGGTATATTCGTTAATCGGTATTACTGTATTATCGTTTATCGTATGGGGTCACCACATGTTTGTAACGGGTATGAATCCGTTCTTGGGTGGTGTATTTATGATTACAACACTGATTATCGCAGTTCCTTCCGCTGTAAAAGCCTTTAACTACCTTGCAACACTGTGGAAAGGTAATATCCGTTTCACACCTGCAATGATGTTTGCTATCGGTTTGGTATCCTTCTTTATCTCTGGTGGTTTGACAGGTTTATTCTTGGGTAATGCGGCTTTAGATATCAACTTGCATGATACGTACTTTGTTGTTGCTCACTTTCACTTGGTGATGGGATCTGCATCGATTTTCGGTATGCTTTGTGGTGTTTACCACTGGTATCCTAAGATGTTTGGTCGTATGATGAACGCCAAATTAGGTTATTTACACTTCTGGTTGACTTTCATAGGTGCTTATCTGGTATTTTTCCCAATGCACTTTATGGGTATTGATGGTGTTCCTCGCCGATACTATGCATTTACAGAATTTGCTTTCATGGCGAAGTGGGTGTCTGTAAACAAATTGGTTACTTGGGCTGCGATTATCGCTGCTTTAGGTCAGGTAGCATTCTTATGGAATTTCTTTACATCGATTTTCTTCGGTAAGAAAGCGCCTCAAAATCCTTGGCAGTCTAACACATTGGAATGGACTACTCCGGTAGAGCATATTCATGGTAACTGGCCAGGTGAGATTCCAACTGTGCACCGTTGGCCTTACGATTACAGTAAGCCAGGTCATGGTGAGGATTTTATTCCTCAAGATGTTCCTTTCTCTCAAACCATGAGTTCTAACTTACCTCATGATTTTGAAGGAGATGAGGAAGCTGAGCGTATCCAGGCAGAATGGAATGCTCAAAATGGTAGAAAAGACTAA
- a CDS encoding cytochrome c oxidase subunit II, whose protein sequence is MSFKLNNRFKSISGFVLALGLLFANPILASQQDTVASDSAKVATTALAAPAATDSVAKDTTAAAGTAAVASTSSGTEASAAAPAVEEVKQIDPQVYKNFTYYVLLFLVICTVVAVIGKVLSIYELTRKMNGKYNPFANNTFQSSLLFIFLVVFLYGVYWSYVHWGAAYWRSAVTEHGERIDTMFIITTAITTFVLVITHILLLTFTFLYRMRAKRQAYYYPHNNAIEKLWTIVPAVVLTVLVLFGFFTWRSITNIPEDLQKSALQVEVLGEQFQWNVRYAGSDGVIGKRNYKMTTPTNPYGIDFNDKNSWDDIQGSEIWLPVNKPVRFHIISKDIIHSFYIPDFRVQINAVPGMTNYFQFTPTVTTEEMRDRLGDYNYDFVMLCNKICGSGHYNMQKKVVVVTEEKYKEWLAKQNKYFTEDLQKEFSGKTANVKKDSVQVTASLN, encoded by the coding sequence ATGAGCTTTAAATTAAATAATAGATTCAAATCCATCTCGGGTTTTGTGCTTGCTCTAGGGTTGCTTTTTGCAAACCCTATCCTGGCAAGTCAACAAGATACAGTAGCATCTGATTCTGCAAAAGTGGCAACTACAGCGTTAGCGGCCCCTGCAGCGACGGATTCGGTTGCAAAAGATACAACAGCGGCAGCAGGTACTGCTGCTGTTGCATCTACTAGTTCTGGTACAGAAGCTAGTGCAGCTGCTCCTGCTGTTGAAGAAGTGAAGCAGATAGACCCTCAGGTTTATAAAAACTTCACATATTATGTGTTGTTGTTCTTAGTTATCTGTACAGTCGTTGCCGTTATTGGCAAAGTACTTTCGATCTATGAATTGACAAGAAAAATGAACGGTAAATACAATCCGTTTGCGAATAACACATTTCAATCGTCATTGTTATTCATTTTCTTGGTCGTATTTCTTTATGGTGTGTATTGGTCCTATGTACATTGGGGAGCAGCTTATTGGCGCTCAGCAGTGACGGAGCATGGCGAGCGTATTGATACCATGTTTATCATTACGACAGCGATCACAACATTCGTATTGGTTATCACACACATTCTGTTGCTGACGTTTACATTTTTGTACCGTATGCGGGCAAAACGTCAAGCTTACTATTACCCTCATAACAATGCGATCGAGAAATTGTGGACAATTGTTCCTGCTGTGGTATTGACAGTGTTGGTACTGTTCGGTTTCTTTACGTGGAGATCGATCACAAATATTCCTGAAGATCTTCAAAAGTCAGCATTACAGGTTGAGGTTCTTGGTGAGCAGTTTCAATGGAATGTTCGTTATGCTGGTTCAGATGGCGTTATTGGTAAGCGTAATTATAAAATGACGACGCCAACTAATCCATACGGTATTGACTTTAATGATAAAAATTCTTGGGATGATATTCAAGGATCTGAAATTTGGTTGCCTGTCAATAAACCTGTACGTTTCCATATCATTTCAAAAGATATTATTCACTCTTTCTACATTCCGGATTTCCGCGTTCAGATCAATGCGGTACCAGGAATGACCAACTATTTCCAGTTCACACCTACTGTAACGACAGAAGAGATGCGCGATCGTTTGGGTGATTATAACTATGACTTTGTGATGTTGTGTAATAAGATCTGTGGATCTGGTCACTACAACATGCAGAAGAAAGTTGTTGTCGTAACAGAGGAGAAGTATAAAGAATGGTTAGCTAAACAAAATAAATATTTTACTGAGGATTTGCAAAAAGAGTTCAGTGGTAAAACAGCTAACGTGAAAAAGGATAGTGTACAAGTTACAGCATCTTTGAACTAA
- a CDS encoding c-type cytochrome, whose product MLAMNKKNLLGTLCAAVALTALVSSCGDKTTRSTGLEFSRNMYDPLAFNPDQPNANFADGKTAQTPPKGTDPIGFTRFEYANTLEDYERAGREVKSPLVVNAENLEKGKALFTTYCSVCHGVEGKGDGPITKDRSVTDSRGTRQLENFPPPPSYHRTDAANSSRGGLMADLTDGKIYHTIYYGHNSMGSHASQLSPEERWKVVMYVHELQKK is encoded by the coding sequence ATGTTAGCTATGAATAAGAAGAATTTACTTGGAACGCTATGCGCCGCTGTGGCATTGACAGCACTTGTTTCTTCTTGTGGTGACAAAACAACTCGTAGTACAGGTTTAGAGTTTTCTCGTAACATGTACGATCCGCTTGCTTTCAATCCGGATCAACCTAATGCGAATTTTGCTGATGGAAAAACAGCACAAACACCTCCTAAAGGTACGGATCCTATCGGTTTTACTCGTTTTGAGTATGCCAATACATTAGAGGATTATGAGCGTGCAGGAAGAGAAGTAAAAAGTCCTTTAGTCGTAAATGCCGAAAATCTTGAAAAAGGTAAAGCTTTGTTCACAACGTATTGCTCTGTATGCCATGGTGTAGAGGGTAAAGGTGATGGTCCGATCACCAAAGACCGTAGCGTGACAGATTCAAGAGGTACCCGTCAATTAGAGAACTTTCCTCCGCCACCATCTTATCATAGAACAGATGCGGCGAACTCTTCACGAGGTGGTTTGATGGCTGACTTGACTGATGGTAAAATTTACCATACAATTTATTACGGACACAACTCCATGGGATCACATGCGTCTCAATTATCTCCAGAGGAGAGATGGAAAGTTGTTATGTATGTTCACGAATTACAAAAGAAATAA
- the nrfD gene encoding NrfD/PsrC family molybdoenzyme membrane anchor subunit codes for MSSHNESILREPLMTGKDITYAKITDDILLPVENKPNKAWWIGFTVAVLGALLWVVSVSYTFWTGIGAWGLNKTVGWAWDITDFVWWVGIGHAGTLISAVLLIFRQNWRNSINRSAEAMTIFAVICAATYVVAHMGRPWLAYWIFPLPNQFGSLWVNFNSPLVWDAFAISTYFTVSLVFWYCGLLPDIATIRDRATGLKQKIYSVLSFGWNGSVKTWQRFEIVSLILAGISTPLVLSVHTIVSMDFATSVIPGWHTTIFPPYFVAGAIFSGFAMVQTLLLILRKVMNFENYITMFHIESMNIIIMTTGSIVGVAYLTELFIAMYSRSEYEMYAFENRMLGPYAWAYWSMMTCNVISPQLFWFKKIRTSIPISWILSIVVNIGMWFERFVIIVTSLHRDYLPSSWAMFYPTWTDVGIFVGSIGLFFTLFLLFLRFLPGIAIAEVKLLLKSSSLQHKTKLAQEGAFPDEQVKYFQESLEKYDSVTEEEIKELSVRK; via the coding sequence ATGTCATCGCATAACGAATCAATATTAAGAGAACCATTAATGACCGGTAAGGACATTACGTATGCAAAAATTACGGATGATATCTTACTACCGGTTGAAAATAAACCAAATAAAGCATGGTGGATTGGTTTTACCGTAGCTGTATTGGGTGCTTTATTATGGGTAGTTAGCGTTAGTTATACCTTTTGGACAGGTATCGGCGCTTGGGGTCTGAATAAAACTGTAGGCTGGGCTTGGGATATCACCGACTTCGTATGGTGGGTAGGTATCGGTCACGCGGGTACGTTGATTTCAGCTGTATTATTAATTTTCCGCCAGAACTGGCGTAATTCAATCAACCGTTCAGCAGAGGCGATGACGATCTTTGCGGTAATCTGTGCGGCAACATACGTTGTTGCTCACATGGGTCGTCCTTGGTTGGCGTATTGGATTTTCCCACTTCCAAATCAATTTGGATCACTTTGGGTAAACTTTAACTCTCCTTTGGTATGGGATGCGTTCGCGATCTCGACTTACTTTACAGTATCCTTGGTGTTCTGGTACTGTGGTTTGTTGCCGGATATTGCAACAATTCGTGACCGTGCTACTGGACTAAAACAAAAAATTTATTCTGTATTATCATTTGGATGGAATGGTTCTGTGAAGACTTGGCAGCGTTTTGAAATCGTGTCCTTGATCTTGGCTGGTATTTCTACTCCACTGGTACTTTCTGTACACACGATCGTATCCATGGACTTTGCAACTTCGGTTATTCCTGGATGGCACACGACGATCTTCCCTCCATATTTCGTGGCGGGTGCGATCTTCTCTGGTTTTGCGATGGTACAGACCTTATTGTTGATCTTACGTAAAGTAATGAACTTTGAGAACTACATCACGATGTTCCACATTGAGTCGATGAATATCATTATCATGACAACAGGTTCTATCGTAGGTGTAGCTTATTTGACCGAGTTATTCATCGCGATGTACTCTCGCTCGGAATACGAAATGTATGCGTTCGAGAATCGTATGTTAGGTCCATATGCTTGGGCTTACTGGTCGATGATGACTTGTAACGTAATTTCTCCACAGTTGTTCTGGTTCAAAAAAATCCGTACAAGTATTCCGATCTCTTGGATCTTATCGATTGTAGTTAACATCGGTATGTGGTTTGAACGTTTTGTGATTATCGTGACTTCATTGCACCGTGATTACTTGCCTTCATCTTGGGCAATGTTCTACCCAACTTGGACAGACGTAGGTATCTTTGTAGGTTCGATTGGACTGTTCTTTACATTATTCTTGTTGTTCTTACGTTTCTTACCGGGTATCGCTATCGCCGAAGTGAAATTGTTGTTGAAATCATCTTCATTACAACATAAAACTAAGTTGGCTCAAGAAGGTGCATTCCCTGACGAACAAGTGAAGTACTTCCAAGAATCATTGGAGAAATATGATTCAGTGACAGAAGAAGAGATTAAAGAATTATCAGTTAGAAAATAA
- a CDS encoding quinol:cytochrome C oxidoreductase, with the protein MGTHSHHHDYNFNERYEFAGKAKLFSIIAVVLGIAAVAIGLLSGDHVTVERTYANLLLMGYYFTCVCAAGTFFVALQYVTQSAWSAGLVRIPQAMASVLPIASLILLVIVGLGLTTHNLYHHWNADGITDPHSTNYDPIIAGKSAYLNVPFFLIRQVVFMGTYSIFAVIFAKLSYKEDLEGGLTSYKKSFKLSAIFLVIFGFTTPIWSFDTVMSLEAHWFSTMFGWYNFAAMWVSGISCITIIVVVLKKAGYMNWVNENHLHDLGKLMFGFSIFWTYVWFAQFMLIWYSNIPEETVYFYKRWEPEYKPWFWLSIIINFVAPLLLLVDRDAKRKQNVMLFVGILLLAGHWLDYYIMIMPGTVAEHRGFGVIEIGTALGFLGLFTFLVFSKLSKQALVPKNHPLLDESLHHQI; encoded by the coding sequence ATGGGAACTCACAGTCATCATCACGATTATAATTTCAACGAGCGATACGAGTTTGCTGGCAAAGCTAAATTGTTCAGTATTATCGCTGTTGTACTAGGTATAGCTGCTGTAGCTATTGGGTTGCTTTCGGGCGATCACGTTACTGTAGAGCGTACTTATGCCAACTTGTTATTGATGGGTTATTACTTTACATGTGTATGCGCAGCTGGAACATTCTTTGTTGCCTTGCAATATGTGACCCAATCTGCATGGTCTGCAGGTTTGGTACGTATACCTCAGGCTATGGCGAGTGTTTTACCAATTGCTTCATTGATTTTATTGGTTATTGTAGGTTTAGGTTTAACTACACATAATTTATACCATCACTGGAATGCAGACGGTATCACTGATCCGCATAGTACAAATTATGACCCTATCATCGCAGGTAAATCTGCTTATTTAAATGTTCCATTCTTCTTGATCCGTCAAGTGGTATTTATGGGTACATATAGCATATTTGCAGTTATTTTTGCGAAACTTTCTTATAAAGAGGATTTGGAAGGCGGATTGACTTCTTATAAAAAGTCATTCAAATTGTCAGCAATCTTCTTGGTTATTTTCGGTTTTACCACTCCTATCTGGTCTTTCGATACCGTGATGTCTTTAGAAGCTCACTGGTTTTCGACGATGTTCGGTTGGTATAACTTTGCAGCAATGTGGGTAAGTGGTATTTCATGTATTACCATCATTGTTGTTGTGTTGAAGAAAGCGGGTTATATGAACTGGGTAAACGAAAATCATTTACACGATTTGGGTAAATTGATGTTCGGTTTCTCGATCTTCTGGACTTACGTTTGGTTTGCACAATTCATGCTGATTTGGTATTCAAACATCCCAGAGGAAACAGTTTATTTCTACAAACGTTGGGAACCGGAATACAAACCTTGGTTTTGGTTAAGTATTATCATTAACTTTGTGGCACCTTTGTTATTATTGGTAGACCGCGACGCGAAACGTAAACAAAATGTCATGTTGTTCGTCGGTATTCTATTATTGGCTGGTCACTGGCTTGATTATTACATCATGATTATGCCAGGTACGGTAGCAGAGCACAGAGGATTTGGTGTCATTGAAATCGGAACTGCGCTTGGTTTCTTAGGTTTGTTCACTTTCTTAGTGTTTAGCAAATTAAGCAAACAGGCATTGGTGCCTAAAAATCATCCTTTGTTGGACGAGAGTTTACATCACCAAATATAG
- a CDS encoding DUF3341 domain-containing protein, whose translation MSNTKYILGSFADPDEMMHGIDKLQANNISIYDCFTPMPIHGIEAKLGVKPSRLPIAAFCFGALGTTLGFSLLYYTMAYDWPMNIGGKPSFGMPNFVPVTFEVTILLCALGMVATFFFRNHLFPGRAPRVMDLRATDDRFILAVDAKENTDHALIDSLLKEAGAVEVKYNDRKYVSYE comes from the coding sequence ATGAGCAATACAAAATATATATTAGGTAGTTTTGCGGATCCCGATGAAATGATGCATGGGATCGACAAATTGCAAGCAAACAATATAAGTATTTACGACTGCTTTACTCCGATGCCTATTCATGGTATCGAGGCAAAGCTGGGTGTGAAACCTTCTCGCTTGCCTATCGCAGCATTTTGCTTTGGAGCATTAGGAACGACATTAGGTTTTAGTTTGTTGTATTATACAATGGCATACGATTGGCCGATGAATATCGGTGGTAAGCCATCTTTTGGTATGCCGAACTTTGTTCCGGTTACATTTGAGGTTACCATCTTATTGTGTGCTTTGGGTATGGTTGCTACATTCTTCTTCCGTAACCACTTATTCCCAGGACGTGCACCTCGTGTAATGGACTTGAGAGCAACAGATGATCGTTTCATCCTTGCAGTAGATGCCAAAGAAAATACAGATCACGCTTTGATCGATAGCTTATTGAAAGAAGCTGGTGCTGTTGAAGTTAAGTACAATGATAGAAAATATGTTAGCTATGAATAA
- the cyoE gene encoding heme o synthase, whose product MKEFISDFKKLVKLRLTLTVVFSASIAFLIGSKQQGDIVWINWLLLTLGGFLVTGSANGFNEIIEKDLDKLMKRTEDRPLPSGRMTTGQALVLSVFMGILGTLVLVRLNFVAGLLSVFCILLYAFIYTPLKRKSPIAVFVGAFPGAFPPLIGYYAAFSQDDLAYYSGHNEEAIIIIPFVLFAIQFLWQFPHFWAIAWVVDDDYKLAGFRLLPTTKRDKISAFMVFLTGLFMIPAGFIPYHFGFGGIWFTVVSVIGGLMFGYYGYLLFKNCDIPSAKKVMFTSFIYLPVTQLVLLLNFIPLK is encoded by the coding sequence ATGAAAGAATTTATTTCAGATTTCAAAAAGCTTGTTAAGTTGCGACTTACGTTGACGGTGGTATTTTCTGCCTCAATTGCTTTTTTGATCGGATCAAAACAACAGGGTGATATCGTCTGGATCAACTGGTTATTGTTGACATTAGGCGGTTTTCTGGTAACAGGGTCTGCCAATGGTTTTAACGAGATCATTGAAAAAGATTTGGATAAACTGATGAAGCGTACGGAAGACAGACCCTTGCCGTCTGGCCGAATGACAACTGGACAGGCTTTGGTATTGAGTGTCTTTATGGGCATATTAGGAACCTTGGTACTTGTTCGATTGAATTTCGTAGCGGGTTTGCTATCTGTATTCTGTATTCTGCTCTATGCGTTTATCTATACACCTTTAAAAAGAAAATCGCCAATAGCAGTGTTTGTCGGTGCGTTTCCGGGTGCATTTCCTCCGTTGATAGGATATTATGCAGCCTTTTCGCAAGATGATTTAGCCTACTATAGTGGACATAACGAAGAGGCCATTATTATTATTCCTTTTGTATTGTTTGCTATTCAGTTTTTATGGCAGTTTCCACATTTTTGGGCTATAGCTTGGGTAGTGGATGACGACTATAAGCTAGCGGGCTTTCGCTTGTTACCGACGACAAAACGTGATAAGATATCGGCCTTTATGGTATTTTTAACAGGATTGTTTATGATACCTGCAGGTTTTATTCCGTATCATTTTGGCTTTGGTGGGATTTGGTTTACGGTTGTATCGGTAATTGGTGGATTGATGTTTGGTTATTATGGTTATTTGCTGTTTAAGAATTGTGATATTCCTTCAGCGAAGAAAGTGATGTTTACCTCATTTATCTATCTGCCTGTGACACAACTCGTATTATTGCTTAACTTTATTCCGTTGAAATAA